In the Caballeronia sp. M1242 genome, CGAACGTGACGCGCGCGCCCATCGACGGCGGATGAAGTCCGTCGAGCGCCAGCAGCACGCCGGCCTTCTGCAACTCTTCGTTATACTTCATCATCGCGGCGACGGCTTCAGCGCTCGGCATCGCGCCGGGCTCCGCGCTTTCGTAGCCGCGCGGGATCATCAGCATCATGAATCGCATGGAGTGCTCCTGTTCGAGGTCGACAAACGCGCGGTTCCGCGCGTTCACACCTTACGACGCGCACGCCGCCACGCGATCGACACGAGCCGTCGAACTTTCGCTTAGGCGTTTATCCCTATCCGATTCGGGTTGCCTTCCGGACAAACACCGTCGAATAATGTAATCCATTACATTTCGTTCGCCGCCCGGCACGCAGCATGTCCGATCCCGTGCGTCCTCCCGAGGAAGTATCGATTGCCGACGTTGCCCGGCGTGCCGGCGTGTCCGTCGCCACGGTGTCGCGCGTGCTCAATAGCCACAGCAACGTGCGCGAGGCCACGCGCGAGAAGGTACGCGAGGCGGTCGCGGCGAGCGGCTATCGCGTGAACGAACTTGCGCGCAATCTGCGCACAGCCGAAAGCCGCCTGCTTCTCACCATGGTCCCCGACTTCGGCAACCCGTTCTATGCGGCCATCGTGCGCGGCATCGACACGGTCGCGCGGCAGAACGGCTACTTCATGCTTCTCTGCGACACGGGCGCCGATCCATTGCGCGAGCGCAGCTACTTCGACCTGCTGCGCGGGCGTCGCGCGGACGGCGCGATCTGTCTCGACCCTGCCGCCGTGCAGAAGGCGCTCGTCGAGCAGGCGTCGACGCTGCCGTGGGTCGCGTGTTGCGAATTCGATCCGGCCGCGCGCGTGCCTTACGTGGGCATCGACAACCATCTTGCCGCAGGCGATGTCGTGCGTTATCTGTTGGACAAGGGCCACGAGCGCATCGCGCTGATCAACTCGGGCGAAGGCTATCTGTATGGCCGACAGCGCCTCGCGGGGTATCGCGATGCGCTGCAGGCCGCGGGCATCGTCGCGAATCCGGCGTGGCAAGTCGAACTGGACAGCCTCGATTACGACGCCGGCGAGCGCGCCGCCCGGCAGCTCGCGTCGCTCGGGCGCGACCGGCCGACCGCGATTTTCGCGGTGTCGGACACGCTTGCCATCGGCGTGCTGAACGGCCTGCGCAGCGCGGGGCTGCGCGTGCCGGAAGATGTCGCGGTCGTCGGATTCGATGACATCGCGGTGGCCGCCCACGCCGTGCCGCCGCTCACGACCGTTGCGCAGCCGATGCGCGCGCTCGGCGAGACAGCGGCGGAACTCTTGCTCAAGCGCCTGCGCGATCCGCGCGCGGAGGTGCCGGGCGTGCTGCTGCCGCATCGCCTGATACAACGAAGGAGCGCCTGACGATGACCCTTGCCGTGCGCTTCGACGCAGTCGAGAAGAACTTCGGCCCGGTGCGCGTGCTCCACGGCGTGAGCTTCGATCTCGCGCCGGGGCGCATCTACGGCTTGCTCGGCGAAAACGGCGCGGGCAAGTCCACGCTGATGAAAATCCTCGCGGGCTACGAGCGCGCGAGCGCCGGCGACGTGCTGATCGACGGCACGCCCGCTGCCTTCGCGAGTTCGCGCGACGCCGAGCGCGCGGGCATCGTGCTAATCCACCAGGAACTGAATCTCGCGGATCATCTGAGCATCACGCAGAACATGTTTCTCGGCCACGAGCTGCGCAAAGGCTTCTTCCTCGACGAACCCGCGATGCGCGAGGACGCCCGCGCCGCGCTAGGCGAAGTCGGCCTGCACAAGAACCCGGACACGAAAGTGCGCGAGCTGATCGTCGCGGAGAAGCAGCTTGTCGAGATCGCGAAGGCCATGCTGCGCGACACGCGCCTGCTCATCATGGACGAGCCGACCGCCACGCTGACGCCCTCGGAAACGCAGCGCCTCTTCGCGCTGATGGCGCGCCTGAAGGAGGCGGGCACGACGATCGTTTATATCTCGCACAAACTCGACGAAGTGGAACGCGTGACCGACGAAGTGATCGTGATGCGCGACGGCCGCTTCGTCGCGCGCGCGCCGACCGCCGACCTCACGCGCCGCGAAATGGCGAACCTGATGGTAGGCCGCGAAGTCTCCGACATGTTTCCCGACAAGCCCCCGCTCGCTGCCGACGCGCCACTCGCGTTTCAGGTGGAAGGCGCGTCCGTGCCCGGATGGGCCGAAGGCGTGAGCTTTTCCGTGCGCCAGGGCGAAGTGTTCGGCTTCGCGGGGCTCGTCGGCGCGGGACGCACGGAACTGTTCGAGGCGCTGGTCGGTTTACGGCCGCTCGCGGCGGGGCGCATCGCCATCGAAGGCGAGACCGTGAAGCTCAAGAACCCGCGCGACGCGATGCGCCACGGCATCACGTACTTGAGCGAAGACCGCAAGGGACGCGGCCTGCATGTGGACATGGCGCTCAAGGACAACCTCACGATGATGACGCTGGAACGCTACGCGCGCCCGCTCATCGACTCGCGCGCCGAGCGCGACGCGCTGACGCTCGCGGTCAAGGACTTCGGCATTCGCACCGGCAATACGCGCAGCCGCGCCCGCATGCTCTCGGGCGGCAATCAGCAGAAGCTGGCGCTCGCGAAGTTCCTGCATCCCGATCCGCGCGTGGTCGTGCTCGACGAACCCACGCGCGGCGTCGACGTCGGCGCGAAACGCGACATCTATTTCCTGATCCACCGCCTCGCCGCCGAAGGCCGAGCGGTGATCGTCATTTCTTCCGAGCTGATCGAACTGATCGGGCTGTGCCATCGCGTCGCGGTGATGCGCGCGGGCGAACTGGTCGCGACGCTCGGCATGGACCTTCTGACCGAAGAGAGGTTGATCGCGCATGCGACCGGCACACACTGAAGACACCGCGCAAGAAAGCCGCCTCACCGCCGTCGCGCGGTTTCTGCTCGGCGTCGGGCCGCTGATCGGGCTCATCGCGCTGTGCATCGGCGGCACGCTGCTGAACGGCGACTTCGCCACCTTCGACAACGCGATGAACGTGCTCACGCGCACGTCGTTCATCGGCATCATCGCGGTGGGCATGACCTTCGTCATCATTTCGGGCGGCATCGACCTGTCCGTCGGATCGATGGCCGCGCTCATCGCGGGCAGCATGATCTTCATGATGAACGGCCTGCTTCAGGGCGTGCACGGGCATGCGCTGCCGCCGCTTCTGATCGTCGCGCTCGGCATCGTGCTCGCGCTCGTGCTAGGCGCGCTGTTCGGCTTCGCGCACGGACTGCTCGTGACCAAAGGGCGCATCGAGCCGTTCATCGTGACGCTCGGCACGCTCGGCGTCTTTCGCGCGCTGCTGACGTGGCTCGCGGACGGCGGCGCGCTCACGCTCGACAATTCGCTCGTCGATCTCTACGGCCCCGTGTATTACGCGAGCCTTTTCGGCGTGCCGGTGCCGATCTGGATCTTCGCGATCGTCGCGGCGGGCGGCGCGCTCGTGTTGAACCGCACGGTGTTCGGGCGGCACGTGCAGGCCATCGGCTCGAACGAACAGGTCGCGCGCTATGCGGCCATTCGCGTCGATAACGCAAAGATCGCGACCTACGTGCTGCTCGGACTGTGCGTGGCCGTGGCGACCGTGCTCTACGTGCCGCGCTTGGGGTCAGCTACGCCGACGACCGGCCTCTTGTGGGAACTCGAAGCGATCGCCGCCGTGGTGGTCGGCGGCACGGCGCTCAAGGGCGGCGAAGGGCGCGTGATCGGCACGGTCATCGGCGCGATCCTGCTTTCGGTCATCAACAACATCCTGAATCTCACGAGCATCATCAGCGTGTATCTGAACGCGGCGGTGCAGGGCGCCGTGATCATCTTCGTAGCCTTCTTGCAGCGTGGCCGTCGGTAACTTTCTACTTCGAATAACAGGAGACATCGTCATGAAAAAACTGCTTCGCGCGCTCGGCGCGCTGACGCTGGCGGCGAGCGCGTTCGCCGCCGCATCGTCCGCCTTCGCCGCCGACAAGGTGGTGCTCGGCGTCGCCATCCCGACCGCCACGCACGGCTTCACGGGCGGCATCGTCTGGTGGGCGAACGAGGCCAAGAAGGAACTGGAGAAGGCGCATCCTGATCTCAAGATCATCGTGAAGACGGCGTCCGGCGCGCCCGAGCAGGCCAATCAGTTGCAGGATCTGGTGACGGTCAACAAGATCAACGCGCTCGTGATCTTCCCGTTCGAATCCGCGTCGCTCACGCAACCGGTCGCGCAGGTGAAGAAGAAGGGCGTGTACGTGACCGTGGTCGATCGCGGCCTCACCGACACCAGCGCGCAAGACGCGTATGTTGCTGGCGACAACACCGCGTTCGGCAAGCTGCCCGCCGAATATCTGGCGAAGACGCTGAACGGCAAGGGCGATATCGTCGCGCTGCGCGGCATTCCGACGACGCTCGACAACGAGCGCTGGACCGCTTTCGAAGGCGTGATGAAACAGCATCCGGACATCAAGATTCTGGATGCCAAGTACGCGAACTGGAACCGCGACGACGCGTTCAAGGTGATGCAGGACTATCTGACGCGCTTCA is a window encoding:
- a CDS encoding ABC transporter permease; translated protein: MRPAHTEDTAQESRLTAVARFLLGVGPLIGLIALCIGGTLLNGDFATFDNAMNVLTRTSFIGIIAVGMTFVIISGGIDLSVGSMAALIAGSMIFMMNGLLQGVHGHALPPLLIVALGIVLALVLGALFGFAHGLLVTKGRIEPFIVTLGTLGVFRALLTWLADGGALTLDNSLVDLYGPVYYASLFGVPVPIWIFAIVAAGGALVLNRTVFGRHVQAIGSNEQVARYAAIRVDNAKIATYVLLGLCVAVATVLYVPRLGSATPTTGLLWELEAIAAVVVGGTALKGGEGRVIGTVIGAILLSVINNILNLTSIISVYLNAAVQGAVIIFVAFLQRGRR
- a CDS encoding substrate-binding domain-containing protein, producing MKKLLRALGALTLAASAFAAASSAFAADKVVLGVAIPTATHGFTGGIVWWANEAKKELEKAHPDLKIIVKTASGAPEQANQLQDLVTVNKINALVIFPFESASLTQPVAQVKKKGVYVTVVDRGLTDTSAQDAYVAGDNTAFGKLPAEYLAKTLNGKGDIVALRGIPTTLDNERWTAFEGVMKQHPDIKILDAKYANWNRDDAFKVMQDYLTRFKHIDAVWAADDDMMIGVLKAIDQAHRTDIKEVFGGAGSKEAVKRIMDGDQRVKADVSYSPKFIYDAIKLTAEARLKGDKLPPTTIIPSVLITKDNAKQFYFPNSPF
- a CDS encoding LacI family DNA-binding transcriptional regulator encodes the protein MSDPVRPPEEVSIADVARRAGVSVATVSRVLNSHSNVREATREKVREAVAASGYRVNELARNLRTAESRLLLTMVPDFGNPFYAAIVRGIDTVARQNGYFMLLCDTGADPLRERSYFDLLRGRRADGAICLDPAAVQKALVEQASTLPWVACCEFDPAARVPYVGIDNHLAAGDVVRYLLDKGHERIALINSGEGYLYGRQRLAGYRDALQAAGIVANPAWQVELDSLDYDAGERAARQLASLGRDRPTAIFAVSDTLAIGVLNGLRSAGLRVPEDVAVVGFDDIAVAAHAVPPLTTVAQPMRALGETAAELLLKRLRDPRAEVPGVLLPHRLIQRRSA
- a CDS encoding sugar ABC transporter ATP-binding protein; protein product: MTLAVRFDAVEKNFGPVRVLHGVSFDLAPGRIYGLLGENGAGKSTLMKILAGYERASAGDVLIDGTPAAFASSRDAERAGIVLIHQELNLADHLSITQNMFLGHELRKGFFLDEPAMREDARAALGEVGLHKNPDTKVRELIVAEKQLVEIAKAMLRDTRLLIMDEPTATLTPSETQRLFALMARLKEAGTTIVYISHKLDEVERVTDEVIVMRDGRFVARAPTADLTRREMANLMVGREVSDMFPDKPPLAADAPLAFQVEGASVPGWAEGVSFSVRQGEVFGFAGLVGAGRTELFEALVGLRPLAAGRIAIEGETVKLKNPRDAMRHGITYLSEDRKGRGLHVDMALKDNLTMMTLERYARPLIDSRAERDALTLAVKDFGIRTGNTRSRARMLSGGNQQKLALAKFLHPDPRVVVLDEPTRGVDVGAKRDIYFLIHRLAAEGRAVIVISSELIELIGLCHRVAVMRAGELVATLGMDLLTEERLIAHATGTH